From one Caldichromatium japonicum genomic stretch:
- the pyk gene encoding pyruvate kinase, with protein sequence MPRRTKIIATLGPATDPVEVIDEMLAAGLDVARLNLSHDTHERHRQRAALIRERALAAGQEIAILLDLQGPKIRIGRFKDGPIELAKGDRFIIDVNCPLDAGERERVGTTYPGLADDVRHGDTLLLDDGAIELWVDAVEEGRILCQVITGGPLSNNKGINKKGGGLSAPALTDKDREDIRFAAEIQADYLAVSFVRNGDDVRLARELFYAAGGHGGIVAKIERAEALANIDDIIQAADAIMVARGDLGVEIGDAELPAAQKRLISRARELNSVAITATQMMQSMIEHPIPTRAEVFDVANAVLDGTDAVMLSAESSIGKNPVKVIEALDRICLEAEKSVTRSGHRLNSVFGRVDEAIAMAAMYTANHLGVKAIAALTETGSTVKWMSRISSGIPIYGLTRSVATQRKIRLFRGVYPVFFDVVSTDIHEVNSKVIDELLRRGTVQDGDLVIITKGDRSGVEGQTNIMKIMRVGEHRILNED encoded by the coding sequence ATGCCAAGACGTACCAAGATCATCGCGACGCTGGGGCCTGCGACCGATCCGGTCGAGGTCATCGACGAGATGCTCGCGGCAGGTCTCGATGTCGCGCGGCTCAACCTCTCGCATGATACCCATGAGCGCCATCGTCAGCGCGCTGCCTTGATCCGCGAACGGGCGCTTGCCGCCGGACAAGAGATCGCGATCCTCTTGGATCTGCAAGGACCCAAGATCCGCATCGGGCGCTTCAAAGATGGGCCGATCGAGCTTGCCAAGGGCGATCGTTTCATCATCGATGTCAACTGTCCGCTCGACGCCGGCGAGCGCGAGCGGGTCGGAACGACCTATCCGGGGCTGGCGGACGATGTGCGTCATGGTGACACCCTCCTGCTCGATGACGGTGCGATCGAGCTCTGGGTCGATGCGGTCGAGGAGGGGCGCATCCTCTGCCAGGTGATCACCGGCGGTCCATTGTCCAACAACAAAGGGATCAACAAAAAGGGCGGCGGGCTTTCTGCCCCCGCGCTCACCGATAAGGACCGCGAAGATATCCGCTTCGCAGCCGAGATCCAGGCCGATTATCTGGCGGTCTCATTCGTGCGCAACGGCGATGATGTCCGTCTAGCTCGCGAGCTGTTCTATGCCGCCGGAGGGCATGGCGGGATCGTCGCCAAGATCGAGCGCGCCGAGGCCTTGGCAAATATCGATGACATCATCCAGGCCGCAGACGCCATCATGGTGGCGCGTGGGGACCTAGGGGTCGAGATCGGCGATGCTGAGCTGCCCGCCGCCCAGAAACGGCTCATCAGCCGGGCGCGCGAGCTCAACAGCGTGGCCATCACCGCCACCCAGATGATGCAGTCGATGATCGAGCATCCCATCCCCACCCGCGCCGAGGTCTTTGATGTCGCCAACGCAGTGCTGGATGGCACGGATGCAGTGATGCTCTCGGCTGAGAGTTCGATCGGTAAAAACCCGGTCAAGGTCATCGAGGCCCTGGATCGCATCTGTCTGGAGGCCGAAAAGAGCGTGACCCGCTCGGGTCATCGGCTCAATTCGGTCTTCGGGCGGGTCGATGAGGCGATTGCGATGGCAGCCATGTATACCGCCAATCACTTGGGGGTCAAGGCGATTGCGGCGCTGACCGAGACTGGTTCGACGGTCAAGTGGATGTCGCGCATCAGCTCCGGGATCCCCATCTATGGCCTGACCCGCTCGGTAGCCACCCAGCGCAAGATCCGCCTCTTTCGCGGGGTCTATCCGGTCTTTTTCGATGTGGTCAGCACCGATATCCACGAGGTCAACAGCAAGGTGATCGACGAACTGCTGCGCCGGGGGACGGTTCAGGACGGCGACCTGGTGATCATCACCAAGGGTGACCGTTCAGGCGTCGAGGGGCAGACCAATATCATGAAGATTATGCGCGTCGGCGAACATCGGATCCTAAATGAGGACTAG
- a CDS encoding phosphoglycerate kinase, whose translation MAFIKLTDLDLAGKRVLIRADLNVPVKNGRVTSDARITASMPSFEHCLKAGARVMVMSHLGRPEEGVFSEENSLAPVAAVLSDRLGRPVRLIRDYLDQPPEVAEGELVLLENVRFNVGENADDETLAQRYAALCDVFVMDAFGTAHRAQASTHGVGRFAPIACAGILLTEELDALEKALANPARPMIAIVGGSKVSTKLTVLESLSEKVDQLIVGGGIANTFLAAAGHKVGKSLHEPDLIPTAKALMDKLAARGGSIPLPTDVVCGKRFDEHEPAVIKSLAAVEEDDMIFDIGPESAKALAELIHKAGTIVWNGPVGVFEFDQFGEGTKAIAQAIAQSSAFSLAGGGDTIAAIQKYDIYDQVSYISTAGGAFLEYLEGKTLPAVAMLEARAQG comes from the coding sequence ATGGCATTCATCAAACTCACCGATCTCGATCTCGCTGGCAAGCGGGTGCTCATCCGCGCGGATCTCAATGTTCCGGTCAAAAACGGCCGGGTGACCTCGGATGCGCGGATCACTGCTTCGATGCCAAGCTTTGAGCATTGTCTTAAGGCCGGAGCTCGGGTCATGGTCATGTCACACCTCGGGCGCCCGGAGGAGGGGGTCTTTTCCGAAGAGAACTCCCTGGCGCCGGTCGCTGCGGTCCTGAGCGACAGGCTGGGGCGCCCAGTGCGCCTGATCCGCGACTATCTCGATCAGCCCCCAGAGGTCGCTGAGGGTGAGCTGGTCTTGCTGGAGAACGTGCGCTTCAATGTCGGTGAGAATGCCGACGATGAGACCCTGGCGCAGCGCTATGCGGCGCTGTGCGATGTCTTCGTCATGGATGCCTTCGGCACGGCGCACCGCGCCCAGGCCTCGACCCACGGAGTGGGCCGCTTTGCCCCGATCGCCTGTGCCGGGATCCTCCTGACCGAGGAGCTGGATGCGCTGGAAAAGGCGCTGGCCAATCCCGCCCGCCCCATGATCGCCATCGTCGGCGGGTCCAAGGTCTCCACCAAGCTCACGGTGCTCGAGTCGCTCTCAGAGAAGGTCGATCAACTCATCGTCGGCGGCGGGATCGCCAACACCTTCCTCGCCGCTGCCGGACACAAGGTCGGCAAATCGCTCCATGAGCCAGATCTCATCCCCACCGCGAAAGCGCTCATGGACAAGCTCGCAGCGCGCGGCGGCAGCATCCCCTTGCCCACCGATGTCGTCTGCGGCAAGCGCTTCGACGAGCATGAGCCGGCGGTGATCAAGTCGCTTGCTGCGGTCGAAGAGGACGACATGATCTTCGACATCGGGCCCGAATCGGCCAAGGCGTTGGCCGAACTCATCCACAAAGCAGGCACCATCGTCTGGAATGGGCCGGTTGGGGTCTTCGAGTTCGACCAGTTCGGAGAGGGCACCAAGGCCATCGCCCAGGCCATCGCCCAATCCTCTGCCTTCAGCCTCGCCGGCGGCGGCGATACCATCGCGGCGATCCAGAAATACGATATCTACGACCAGGTCTCCTATATCTCGACCGCAGGCGGCGCCTTCTTGGAATATCTGGAGGGCAAGACCCTGCCTGCGGTGGCGATGCTCGAGGCCCGGGCGCAAGGCTAG
- the fba gene encoding class II fructose-bisphosphate aldolase (catalyzes the reversible aldol condensation of dihydroxyacetonephosphate and glyceraldehyde 3-phosphate in the Calvin cycle, glycolysis, and/or gluconeogenesis), whose product MALISLRQLLDHAAEYGYGVPAFNVNNLEQMRAIMEAAAETDSPVIVQASAGARKYAGAPFLRHLILAAIEEWPDIPVCMHQDHGTSPAVCQRSIQLGFSSVMMDGSLLEDGKTPSSYDYNVEVTRKVVEMAHACGVSVEGELGCLGSLESGKAGEEDGIGAEGHLDHSQLLTDPNEAADFVKKTGVDALAIAIGTSHGAYKFTRPPTGDILAIERIKEIHARIPTVHLVMHGSSSVPQEWLKIINEYGGDMGETYGVPVEEIVEGIKHGVRKVNIDTDLRMASTGAIRKNLAEDRKNFDPRKYLIAATKAMKEICKARYEAFGTAGNASKIKPISLEAMANRYAKGELDPKVN is encoded by the coding sequence ATGGCTCTCATCTCATTGCGTCAATTGCTAGACCATGCCGCCGAATACGGCTATGGCGTGCCGGCCTTCAATGTCAACAACCTTGAACAGATGCGCGCCATCATGGAGGCTGCCGCTGAGACCGACTCGCCGGTCATCGTCCAGGCCTCGGCGGGGGCACGCAAATATGCTGGCGCACCCTTCCTGCGCCATCTCATCCTCGCTGCCATCGAGGAATGGCCAGACATCCCCGTCTGCATGCACCAGGACCACGGCACCTCGCCTGCAGTCTGCCAGAGGTCCATCCAGCTCGGCTTCTCCTCGGTCATGATGGACGGCTCGTTGCTGGAGGACGGCAAGACCCCCTCCTCGTATGACTATAACGTCGAGGTCACGCGCAAGGTGGTAGAGATGGCCCACGCCTGTGGGGTGTCGGTCGAGGGCGAACTGGGCTGCCTGGGTTCACTAGAGAGTGGCAAGGCCGGTGAAGAGGACGGGATCGGCGCCGAGGGCCATCTGGATCACAGCCAACTGCTGACCGATCCCAATGAGGCGGCGGATTTCGTCAAGAAAACCGGCGTCGATGCCCTGGCGATCGCCATCGGTACCAGCCACGGCGCCTACAAGTTCACCCGCCCGCCGACCGGCGACATCCTGGCCATCGAGCGCATCAAGGAGATCCATGCCCGCATCCCGACCGTACATCTGGTCATGCACGGATCTTCCTCTGTGCCCCAGGAGTGGCTCAAGATCATCAACGAATACGGGGGCGACATGGGCGAGACCTATGGCGTGCCGGTCGAGGAGATCGTCGAGGGGATCAAGCATGGCGTGCGCAAGGTCAATATCGACACCGACCTGCGCATGGCCTCGACCGGTGCCATCCGCAAGAACCTGGCCGAGGACCGTAAGAATTTTGACCCGCGCAAATATCTCATTGCAGCGACCAAGGCGATGAAGGAGATTTGCAAGGCGCGGTATGAGGCCTTCGGCACCGCGGGCAATGCGAGCAAGATCAAGCCGATCTCGCTCGAGGCCATGGCCAATCGCTACGCCAAGGGCGAGCTCGATCCCAAGGTCAACTGA
- a CDS encoding ArsR/SmtB family transcription factor, producing the protein MEENTTLTANALKAMAHPLRWKILCSLGDQELSVSEIVERTGTSQSNISQHLEQLRNKNIVVARKEANRIYYRIRNAQLLELIGIMREVLCPANLDDRPGR; encoded by the coding sequence ATGGAAGAGAACACCACCTTGACCGCCAATGCGCTCAAGGCAATGGCCCATCCATTACGCTGGAAGATCCTATGTTCGCTCGGCGACCAGGAGCTGTCGGTGAGCGAGATCGTCGAACGCACTGGGACCTCACAGAGCAATATCTCGCAGCATCTGGAGCAGCTGCGCAACAAAAACATCGTGGTTGCCCGCAAGGAGGCCAACCGGATCTATTATCGGATCCGCAACGCCCAGCTGCTCGAGCTGATCGGTATCATGCGCGAGGTCTTGTGTCCAGCCAACCTCGATGATCGTCCTGGTCGCTAG
- the gap gene encoding type I glyceraldehyde-3-phosphate dehydrogenase, translating to MTIKVGINGFGRIGRMAFRAIAKEFPNLEVVGINDLLEPNYLAYMLKYDSVHGRFQGEVAVEGNTLVVNGQSIRLTSQKDPANLAWEEVGAEIIIESTGLFLTEETCQKHLQAGAKKVVQSAPSKDATPMFVYGVNHKSYAGQTIISAASCTTNCLAPVAKVLHDHWGIKRGLMTTVHAATATQKTVDGPSMKDWRGGRGILENIIPSSTGAAKAVGKVLPELNGKLTGMAFRVPTSDVSVVDLTVELNKEAKYDEICAAMKAASASGDLVGVLAYTDELVVSTDFRGCPYPSVFDAEAGIALDPTFIKVVAWYDNEYGYTCNMLRLVEHIAG from the coding sequence ATGACAATCAAGGTCGGCATCAATGGGTTTGGCCGCATCGGGCGTATGGCCTTCCGCGCCATCGCCAAGGAGTTCCCCAATCTAGAGGTGGTGGGCATCAATGACCTGCTTGAGCCCAATTATCTGGCCTACATGTTGAAATATGACTCGGTCCACGGGCGTTTCCAGGGCGAGGTCGCGGTCGAAGGCAACACCCTGGTCGTCAACGGCCAGTCAATCCGCCTCACCTCCCAAAAGGATCCGGCCAATCTAGCCTGGGAGGAGGTTGGCGCTGAGATCATCATCGAATCGACTGGTCTCTTTTTGACCGAAGAGACCTGCCAGAAACATCTCCAGGCCGGCGCCAAGAAGGTGGTGCAGAGTGCCCCATCCAAGGACGCCACCCCGATGTTCGTCTATGGCGTCAATCACAAGAGCTATGCCGGGCAGACGATCATCTCGGCGGCCTCGTGCACGACCAACTGTTTGGCACCGGTCGCCAAGGTGCTCCATGACCACTGGGGGATCAAGCGCGGGCTGATGACCACCGTCCATGCGGCCACCGCTACCCAAAAGACGGTCGATGGACCCTCGATGAAGGACTGGCGCGGTGGACGCGGGATCCTCGAGAACATCATCCCCTCCTCGACTGGTGCGGCCAAGGCGGTGGGCAAAGTCCTGCCGGAGCTCAATGGTAAGCTCACTGGCATGGCCTTCCGCGTGCCGACCTCGGATGTTTCGGTGGTGGATCTCACTGTCGAGCTCAACAAGGAGGCCAAATACGACGAGATCTGCGCGGCGATGAAGGCGGCATCGGCCTCCGGCGATCTGGTCGGCGTGCTGGCCTATACCGATGAGCTGGTGGTCTCGACCGATTTCCGTGGCTGCCCCTACCCCTCGGTCTTCGACGCTGAGGCAGGGATCGCGCTCGATCCGACCTTCATCAAGGTCGTGGCCTGGTACGACAACGAGTACGGGTATACCTGCAACATGTTGCGTCTGGTCGAGCATATCGCGGGTTAG
- a CDS encoding response regulator produces the protein MMTKPGFTILIVDDHAHNLFTLRTLIERHLQEVRVLEARSGQEAIDLTLSHPDIDLIILDIQMPEMDGFQTARLFKLRKRTRNIPIIFLTAAFKSEEFQRQGFAVGAVDYLLKPIEDTLLINKISGYFRLIEKERTLNRTLELKVAERTRELLEARQYLENIIDHMGEALLVLDPEGRIKLTNPAACRMLGYRESDLIGMSIGDIFEEEGDEQAGAFMGLWLEALIRTGALSKIEARFIASDGRRVPILFSRTAIKDAEGRITDIICIAKDMTGYTRIDGD, from the coding sequence ATGATGACCAAGCCGGGCTTCACGATCCTCATCGTCGATGATCATGCCCACAACCTTTTTACTCTGCGCACCCTCATCGAGCGTCATCTACAGGAGGTGCGGGTCCTGGAGGCGCGCTCAGGTCAGGAAGCGATCGATCTGACGCTCAGCCATCCGGATATCGATCTCATCATCCTCGACATCCAGATGCCCGAGATGGATGGCTTTCAGACCGCTAGGCTCTTCAAGCTGCGTAAGCGCACCCGCAACATCCCGATCATTTTTCTGACCGCGGCCTTTAAATCAGAAGAGTTTCAGCGTCAGGGCTTCGCCGTCGGCGCAGTGGATTATCTCCTCAAACCGATCGAGGATACCCTGCTGATCAACAAGATCAGCGGCTATTTCCGGCTGATCGAGAAAGAACGGACATTGAACCGGACCCTGGAGCTCAAGGTCGCCGAGCGCACCCGCGAACTCCTCGAGGCACGCCAATATCTCGAAAACATCATCGACCACATGGGTGAGGCCTTGTTGGTCTTGGACCCGGAGGGCCGGATCAAGTTGACTAACCCAGCGGCATGCCGCATGTTGGGTTATCGTGAGTCCGATCTGATCGGGATGTCGATCGGCGATATCTTCGAAGAAGAGGGCGATGAGCAGGCAGGCGCCTTCATGGGTCTGTGGCTCGAGGCCTTGATCCGTACCGGTGCCTTGAGCAAGATCGAGGCGCGCTTTATCGCCAGCGATGGCCGGCGCGTCCCGATCCTGTTCTCACGTACGGCGATCAAGGATGCCGAGGGCCGGATCACAGACATCATCTGTATCGCTAAGGACATGACGGGCTATACCCGCATCGATGGCGACTGA
- a CDS encoding phosphomannomutase: MMQISDLMRQSGVGFGTSGARGLVSQMTDWVCYAYTRGFLSYLTEIGAFAGGMAVGIGGDLRPSTPRIMTACARAIADAGGQPVNLGLIPSPAVALYGFQRRIPTLMVTGSHIPDDRNGIKFNRPESEVLKRDEEGIRVQWIDQPAGLFGADGVFTSDQSGYLTEESDAARELYFARYLGFFPAGPLQGLRIGVYEHSSVARELLSELLSRLGAEVVRLGRSATFVPVDTEAIRLEDQELARRWVPEYRLATLVSTDGDGDRPLIADEQGHWLRGDILGVLCARALGIQAVATPVSSNTVVERYGAFTRVLRTRIGSPFVIEGMGSLLDGGFAPVAGYEANGGFLLASALEHEGRRLDALPTRDAVLPILVLLAESKRRGLRLSELTGELPPRFTASSRLKDFPTELSQAHLAALQQNPARIESEFGADFGLLAGLETTDGLRMIFKNGEILHLRPSGNAPELRVYTEADTSARAEAMVKIALAHLERWRS; the protein is encoded by the coding sequence ATGATGCAGATCTCTGACCTGATGCGGCAAAGCGGCGTCGGCTTTGGGACCAGCGGCGCACGTGGTCTGGTCTCTCAGATGACCGACTGGGTCTGCTATGCGTATACCCGCGGGTTTTTGAGCTATCTCACCGAGATCGGTGCATTTGCGGGGGGGATGGCGGTGGGGATTGGCGGCGATCTGAGACCCAGCACTCCTAGGATCATGACTGCCTGTGCCCGCGCCATCGCCGATGCTGGCGGGCAACCAGTCAATCTCGGCCTGATCCCCAGCCCTGCTGTAGCGCTCTATGGGTTTCAGCGGCGCATCCCGACCCTGATGGTCACCGGCAGCCATATCCCGGATGATCGCAATGGCATCAAGTTCAATCGGCCAGAGAGTGAGGTCCTGAAGCGAGACGAGGAGGGGATTCGCGTCCAATGGATCGACCAACCCGCAGGTCTATTCGGGGCGGATGGCGTATTTACCTCGGATCAGTCGGGGTATCTCACCGAGGAGAGCGATGCGGCGCGTGAACTATATTTTGCGCGTTATCTCGGGTTTTTTCCGGCAGGCCCTCTTCAGGGTCTGCGCATTGGGGTCTATGAGCACTCAAGCGTCGCCCGCGAGCTGTTGAGCGAGTTGCTCTCCCGTCTGGGGGCCGAGGTCGTGCGCCTAGGGCGCTCTGCAACCTTCGTCCCCGTCGATACCGAGGCCATCCGCCTAGAGGATCAGGAGTTGGCGAGGCGATGGGTCCCAGAATACCGGCTCGCTACCCTGGTCTCGACCGATGGCGACGGCGACCGTCCCCTGATCGCCGATGAACAGGGACACTGGCTGCGCGGCGATATCTTGGGTGTGCTCTGCGCGCGCGCGCTTGGTATCCAGGCCGTGGCGACACCGGTGAGCAGCAATACGGTGGTCGAACGTTACGGGGCCTTTACCCGCGTGTTGCGCACCCGCATCGGCTCGCCCTTCGTGATCGAAGGGATGGGATCTCTGCTCGATGGGGGGTTTGCGCCGGTCGCCGGTTATGAGGCCAATGGCGGATTCTTGCTGGCTTCAGCCCTCGAGCATGAGGGAAGGCGGCTCGATGCCCTGCCGACGCGCGACGCCGTATTGCCCATCCTGGTCCTCCTCGCTGAATCCAAGCGGCGGGGTCTTCGGCTGTCTGAACTGACGGGCGAGCTGCCGCCGCGTTTTACTGCAAGCAGCCGGCTCAAAGATTTTCCGACCGAGCTCAGTCAGGCGCATCTTGCAGCATTACAGCAAAACCCCGCGCGCATCGAGAGCGAGTTCGGTGCGGACTTTGGTCTATTGGCCGGTCTAGAGACGACCGATGGTCTGCGGATGATCTTCAAAAACGGCGAGATCCTGCACCTTCGGCCCTCGGGCAATGCGCCCGAGCTTCGCGTCTATACCGAGGCAGATACAAGCGCACGCGCAGAGGCAATGGTCAAAATCGCCTTAGCGCACCTCGAGCGCTGGCGATCATAA
- the pabB gene encoding aminodeoxychorismate synthase component I, with the protein MPPLIAELPYCPPATGFMAHLIASPWAVWLDSGHPMSPQGRFDILSADPAITLVTRGETTEWRSASGIYLSSDEPLRLLAEALGPRRSGIRGLPFIGGAIGYFSYDLGRQLMGLPRRSPTADALPEMAIGIYDWALILDHKRQRAALVGRDEARLRDWGARWRAELGSAGVSSANHSPSRTPVAAEPPVPPAGIAPNLTRAAYLAAVGRIRDYLATGDCYQVNLAVRFSAPRKDDPWLSYQRLRALNPAPFAAYLQTPEVQILCSSPERFLRVGADGIVETKPIKGTRPRALDPREDAYLAESLRLSPKDRAENLMIVDLLRNDLGKVCALGSVQVPGLFAIERFARVQHLVSTVTGRLAEGQTAIDLLRAAFPGGSITGAPKRRAMEIIDELEPHPRGVYCGAIGYLGFDGAMDTNIAIRTLVYTPDRIHLWAGGGIVFDSDPEAEYGELLHKAAPLFDLLE; encoded by the coding sequence ATACCCCCCTTGATCGCTGAACTTCCTTACTGCCCCCCTGCAACGGGCTTTATGGCGCACCTGATCGCCTCACCCTGGGCGGTCTGGCTCGACAGCGGTCATCCCATGAGCCCACAAGGCCGATTCGACATCCTCAGCGCCGACCCCGCAATCACCCTGGTCACCCGCGGTGAGACGACCGAATGGCGCAGTGCATCGGGTATCTATCTCTCTAGTGATGAGCCTTTGCGTCTACTCGCCGAGGCCCTAGGTCCAAGGCGCTCTGGGATCCGTGGACTGCCCTTCATCGGTGGCGCCATCGGTTATTTCAGCTATGACCTGGGGCGGCAGCTAATGGGGCTGCCGCGCCGGTCACCCACTGCAGATGCCTTGCCCGAGATGGCGATCGGTATCTATGACTGGGCCTTGATCCTCGATCACAAGAGACAACGCGCCGCTCTCGTCGGCCGGGATGAGGCGCGGCTGCGCGACTGGGGTGCGCGCTGGCGCGCCGAGCTGGGGAGCGCCGGCGTCTCGTCGGCAAACCATAGCCCCTCACGCACCCCCGTCGCCGCCGAGCCTCCTGTCCCCCCGGCGGGTATCGCCCCCAACTTAACGCGTGCGGCCTATCTCGCTGCAGTCGGTCGGATCCGCGACTATTTGGCGACGGGCGATTGCTATCAGGTCAATCTCGCAGTGCGCTTCTCAGCACCGCGCAAAGATGACCCTTGGTTGAGCTATCAGCGCCTGCGCGCGCTCAATCCTGCCCCTTTCGCTGCCTATCTCCAGACCCCAGAGGTCCAGATCCTGTGTTCATCCCCCGAACGTTTCTTGCGGGTTGGAGCCGATGGCATAGTCGAGACCAAGCCGATCAAGGGCACCCGACCGCGGGCGCTCGACCCTAGAGAGGACGCGTATCTTGCCGAGTCTTTGCGCCTAAGTCCCAAGGATCGGGCCGAGAACCTGATGATCGTGGACCTCTTGCGCAACGACCTGGGCAAGGTCTGCGCCTTGGGCAGTGTCCAGGTCCCCGGGCTCTTTGCCATCGAACGCTTTGCCCGCGTCCAGCACCTAGTCAGCACAGTCACCGGTAGGCTCGCTGAGGGGCAAACAGCCATCGACCTCCTGCGCGCAGCCTTCCCTGGGGGCTCGATCACCGGCGCGCCCAAAAGACGCGCGATGGAGATCATCGATGAGCTTGAGCCTCACCCGCGCGGGGTCTATTGCGGGGCGATCGGTTATCTCGGCTTCGATGGGGCGATGGACACCAATATCGCGATCCGCACCCTGGTCTATACGCCCGATCGGATCCACCTTTGGGCAGGCGGGGGGATCGTGTTCGATTCGGACCCCGAGGCTGAATACGGCGAGCTCTTGCATAAGGCAGCGCCTTTGTTCGATCTGCTCGAATAA